The following coding sequences lie in one Hippoglossus hippoglossus isolate fHipHip1 chromosome 14, fHipHip1.pri, whole genome shotgun sequence genomic window:
- the trim47 gene encoding E3 ubiquitin-protein ligase TRIM47 has translation MAKSGPADDWKKELTCAICLDYFKDPVILKCGHNFCRFCICMHWDENAGDYGYQCPQCRTVFNKRTFTKNYLVQNLVAKLDDLECLGSSSLPPQPVKVDGKCEQHGEELKLYCQTDKRLICVVCRESRAHRHHEVAPVPEVANDMRMELKQRLMELNWEKSLCLDVITAEALNKDEAVVNKRRIKEKIEADIGAMVQFLLDERDSLLEGLDVQAEDAVSLMDENLNMLEKEGAALDKVIADIHGHIGGKTSFESLAETWKEVVHREPSPTPVVLGVNTGYPKYSGPIQLILWKKMMHVLHTMPQNLTLDPDTAHPYLIISDFDTKVEEGHVRNQDPETPGRFSRFCGVLAIAQYSSGQHYWEVDVRDKGVWYLGVTTQSSNRKGFVNLTPSAGYWSLCLQDRLYANDEDGRIPVADYWDSPRVGVFLDYDKGRLSFYDAVTMKRLYMFDTCFDEAVSPFFSPGKNDPGSRLQICHYY, from the exons ATGGCGAAGTCCGGACCCGCAGACGACTGGAAGAAGGAGCTCACATGTGCGATCTGTTTGGATTATTTCAAGGACCCCGTCATCCTGAAGTGCGGCCACAACTTCTGTCGCTTCTGCATCTGCATGCACTGGGACGAAAATGCTGGAGACTACGGCTACCAGTGCCCCCAGTGCCGAACG GTGTTCAACAAGAGGACGTTCACCAAAAACTACCTGGTGCAGAACCTGGTGGCCAAACTGGACGACCTGGAGTGTTTGGGGTCCAGTTCTTTGCCCCCCCAGCCTGTCAAAGTAGACGGGAAGTGTGAGCAACATGGAGAAGAGCTGAAACTCTACTGCCAGACTGACAAAAGGCTCATCTGTGTTGTGTGCCGGGAGTCTAGAGCACACAG ACACCATGAGGTGGCACCGGTGCCAGAAGTTGCAAATGATATGAGG ATGGAGTTAAAGCAGAGGCTAATGGAGCTCAACTGGGAGAAGTCTCTGTGTTTGGATGTTATAACGGCTGAAGCGCTAAACAAAGATGAAGCAGTG GTCAACAAACGGAGAATCAAGGAGAAGATTGAAGCGGATATCGGTGCCATGGTCCAGTTCTTGCTGGATGAGCGAGACTCCCTGCTCGAGGGCCTGGATGTTCAGGCAGAGGACGCCGTGTCACTGATGGATGAAAACTTGAATATGCTGGAGAAGGAAGGTGCCGCTTTGGACAAAGTCATAGCTGATATCCACGGCCACATCGGTGGGAAAACAAGCTTTGAG AGTCTTGCTGAGACATGGAAAGA AGTCGTCCACCGCGAGCCTTCCCCTACCCCCGTGGTTCTTGGTGTGAATACTGGATATCCAAAATACTCAGGGCCCATCCAGCTTATCTTGTGGAAGAAGATGATGCACGTGCTGCACACCA tgCCTCAGAACCTGACCTTGGACCCCGACACCGCTCACCCATACCTGATCATCTCAGACTTTGACACCAAAGTTGAGGAGGGCCACGTGCGTAACCAGGACCCAGAGACGCCCGGCCGCTTCAGCCGCTTCTGTGGCGTGCTGGCCATAGCCCAGTACTCCAGTGGCCAGCACTACTGGGAGGTGGACGTGAGGGACAAAGGCGTGTGGTACCTGGGAGTCACCACTCAGAGCAGCAACAGGAAGGGCTTCGTCAACCTCACGCCCTCCGCAGGATACTGGAGTCTGTGTCTGCAGGACCGGCTGTACGCCAACGATGAAGACGGACGCATCCCGGTGGCCGACTACTGGGACTCCCCCCGGGTCGGCGTCTTTCTAGACTACGACAAAGGGCGCCTTAGCTTCTACGACGCCGTCACAATGAAGAGACTTTACATGTTTGACACCTGCTTTGATGAAGCAGTCAGTCCGTTCTTCAGCCCAGGGAAAAACGATCCAGGCAGCCGGCTGCAGATTTGCCACTATTActga